One part of the Ancylomarina subtilis genome encodes these proteins:
- a CDS encoding UDP-N-acetylmuramoyl-tripeptide--D-alanyl-D-alanine ligase — MNISEIYTLFKKFPHVVTDSRNVVADSLFFALKGESFNGNKFALDTLEKGCRYAIVDEKSYAIDDRFILVDDVLTCLQDLAREHRRTLGIPILAITGTNGKTTTKELLNEVLKQKFKTSATQGNFNNHIGVPLTLLAMNAETEFGIVEMGANHPGEIKMLCEIAEPNYGLITNVGKAHLEGFGSFEGVKKTKKELYDYLAQNGGEVFINCENEHLMGMLNQQKTILYGNSEEAFSKARFLQAEPKLIIELRSPIGKLYIKTQLIGAYNFENVLAAVTLGRYFKIDEIDIKEALESYTPSNNRSQLLKTDDNVLFLDAYNANPTSMRAAIDNFAAMKMKNKVLILGDMLELGEESEKEHLHVLDLLKEKELSNTILVGNIFSSLASDYKYDAFKSVEDLLVYLEKSVLKNKYILIKGSRGIKLEKTIEKL, encoded by the coding sequence ATGAATATTTCAGAGATCTATACCCTATTCAAAAAGTTTCCACATGTTGTTACTGATAGTCGAAATGTTGTTGCTGATTCCTTGTTTTTTGCTTTAAAGGGCGAGAGTTTTAATGGGAATAAGTTTGCCTTGGATACACTTGAAAAAGGCTGTCGTTATGCAATAGTTGATGAGAAATCATATGCGATCGATGATCGATTTATTTTGGTTGATGATGTTTTGACTTGTTTGCAAGACCTGGCCAGAGAGCACCGTAGAACTCTAGGGATTCCAATTTTAGCGATTACAGGAACCAATGGGAAAACAACAACCAAAGAATTGCTGAATGAGGTCTTAAAACAAAAATTTAAAACTTCAGCGACACAAGGTAATTTCAATAATCATATTGGCGTGCCCTTGACCTTGTTAGCGATGAATGCCGAAACTGAATTTGGAATTGTAGAGATGGGCGCTAATCATCCCGGAGAAATAAAGATGCTGTGCGAAATTGCTGAGCCTAATTATGGTTTGATTACGAATGTGGGCAAGGCTCATCTCGAGGGATTCGGTTCTTTTGAGGGGGTAAAGAAGACCAAAAAGGAACTGTACGATTATCTGGCACAAAATGGGGGTGAGGTATTTATTAATTGCGAAAATGAACACCTGATGGGCATGCTTAATCAGCAAAAGACAATTTTGTATGGCAATTCCGAGGAGGCGTTCTCTAAGGCCCGTTTTCTCCAGGCCGAACCAAAACTCATTATTGAACTTCGATCACCAATAGGGAAATTGTACATTAAAACTCAGTTGATTGGCGCTTATAATTTCGAAAATGTTCTTGCTGCTGTTACGCTGGGGAGATATTTCAAAATTGATGAGATTGATATTAAAGAAGCATTAGAATCTTATACCCCGAGTAATAATCGTTCGCAGTTACTGAAAACGGATGATAATGTTTTGTTTCTGGATGCTTATAATGCCAACCCAACGAGTATGCGTGCTGCTATCGACAATTTTGCAGCGATGAAAATGAAGAATAAGGTGCTCATTTTGGGGGATATGTTGGAGCTAGGGGAAGAGTCTGAAAAAGAGCATCTTCATGTTTTGGACTTGCTGAAAGAAAAAGAATTATCGAATACGATATTGGTGGGAAATATTTTTTCAAGTCTGGCTTCGGATTATAAATACGATGCTTTTAAAAGTGTTGAAGATTTGTTGGTGTATTTGGAAAAATCGGTTCTAAAGAATAAGTATATTTTAATAAAAGGCTCAAGAGGAATTAAACTTGAGAAAACGATAGAGAAATTGTAG
- a CDS encoding glycosyltransferase family 2 protein, with protein sequence MNKIAVVILNWNGKKLLEQFLPSVTKFSNREWAEVVVIDNDSTDDSIDFIKSEYPDLKTIVLDKNYGFADGYNKGLDQLDHDYFVLLNSDVEVSENWLDPIYNLFEKETEIVAAQPKIKAFNKKTDFEYAGASGGYIDHLGYPFCRGRVLDTIETDSGQYDQLTDVMWASGAALFIRSEVYKKLGGLDADFFAHMEEIDLCWRIKNRGFRIVCHPESVVYHVGGATLPNHSSRKLHLNFRNNLFMLYKNLPSEKLITTLLLRMILDGVAGVKFLLSLEFDNLMALLKAHYSFYGNLSKMREKRRILNPLVTTEFHKEIYTGSIIADYFIQNKKKFSDLRF encoded by the coding sequence ATGAATAAAATTGCAGTGGTTATCCTAAACTGGAACGGAAAGAAATTATTGGAACAATTTCTGCCTTCTGTTACCAAATTTTCAAATCGGGAATGGGCCGAAGTAGTCGTTATTGACAATGATTCCACTGACGACTCAATTGACTTTATTAAAAGTGAATATCCAGACCTTAAAACCATCGTTCTGGATAAAAACTATGGATTTGCCGATGGCTACAATAAAGGTTTAGATCAACTTGATCATGACTATTTTGTTCTTCTAAACTCTGATGTTGAGGTGAGTGAAAACTGGCTTGATCCGATTTATAATTTATTCGAAAAAGAAACTGAGATCGTAGCAGCCCAACCCAAAATTAAAGCCTTCAATAAAAAGACGGACTTTGAATATGCTGGTGCTTCAGGAGGTTATATCGATCATTTAGGTTATCCTTTTTGCAGAGGACGTGTATTGGATACCATTGAAACGGACTCAGGACAATACGATCAGCTCACCGATGTGATGTGGGCAAGCGGCGCCGCACTTTTCATCCGTTCTGAAGTATATAAGAAACTGGGAGGACTCGATGCTGATTTCTTTGCACATATGGAAGAAATTGACCTTTGCTGGAGAATTAAGAACCGAGGGTTCCGCATTGTCTGTCATCCTGAAAGTGTAGTTTATCATGTTGGTGGAGCAACTCTTCCCAATCACAGTTCCCGCAAATTACATCTAAATTTCAGAAACAACCTGTTTATGCTTTATAAGAATTTGCCTTCTGAGAAACTCATTACAACACTCTTGCTAAGAATGATTTTAGATGGTGTAGCTGGTGTTAAATTTTTGCTTAGCCTTGAATTCGACAATTTAATGGCTTTATTAAAAGCCCACTACTCCTTTTATGGAAATCTAAGTAAGATGCGTGAAAAAAGGCGCATATTAAACCCTCTGGTTACAACAGAATTTCACAAAGAAATCTATACGGGTAGTATTATTGCTGACTATTTTATTCAGAATAAAAAGAAATTTTCAGATTTAAGATTCTAA
- the porV gene encoding type IX secretion system outer membrane channel protein PorV — translation MNIQKILSRALCIIALFIFSNKAEAQETSVTGANYIQTAVPFLTIVPDSRAGAMGNTGVATSPDHNSMFWNAAKYSFTKSEAGIGASYTPWLRNIIDDMSLSYLSGYYSLDKYQTIAASFRYFSLGDIFLQQQADDIPIKKSPYELSFDVAYSRRLGNNFSGAIAFRYIFSDISQGGYDNQSKTANSFAADISVYHRKEYGSSHNPSVWAWGVNVSNIGSKISYSDDSEKEFTPTNLRIGSSYKHQIDQYNSITVSVDMNKLLVPSSSGRKIDENNDNLASNQVDKSVISGIFNSFSDAPNGMSEEFKEITWSLGLEYWYQNQFAVRTGYFYENEDKGNRKFYTAGVGVKLSMFDLDFSYLIPSSQSNPLQNTLRVSISANLDLKSNRR, via the coding sequence ATGAATATTCAAAAAATCTTATCCAGAGCACTTTGCATTATTGCTCTTTTTATCTTTTCGAACAAAGCCGAAGCTCAGGAAACATCAGTAACCGGTGCAAATTATATTCAAACGGCCGTTCCTTTTCTAACAATCGTTCCCGACTCACGTGCTGGTGCTATGGGAAACACAGGGGTTGCAACCAGTCCCGATCATAATTCTATGTTTTGGAATGCGGCCAAATACAGTTTCACAAAAAGTGAAGCAGGTATTGGAGCTTCTTATACACCGTGGCTAAGAAATATTATCGACGACATGAGCTTATCGTATCTTTCGGGTTATTACAGCTTAGATAAATATCAAACTATAGCAGCATCCTTCAGATACTTTTCTCTTGGTGATATATTTTTACAGCAGCAGGCTGATGATATTCCTATCAAGAAGAGCCCTTACGAATTATCTTTTGATGTAGCTTACTCTCGTCGTTTGGGGAACAACTTTTCAGGAGCAATTGCTTTCAGATATATCTTCTCCGATATTTCACAAGGGGGTTACGACAACCAGTCTAAAACGGCCAATTCATTCGCGGCAGACATTTCAGTCTATCACAGAAAAGAATACGGTTCTTCTCACAATCCCTCAGTGTGGGCTTGGGGAGTAAACGTCTCTAATATCGGTTCCAAAATCAGCTATTCTGATGACAGCGAAAAGGAGTTTACCCCCACAAATTTAAGAATCGGTTCATCTTACAAACACCAAATTGATCAATACAATTCAATTACTGTTTCTGTCGATATGAATAAATTACTTGTTCCAAGTTCATCCGGAAGAAAAATTGACGAAAACAACGACAATTTGGCTTCAAATCAGGTTGATAAAAGTGTTATATCCGGTATTTTTAATTCATTTTCAGATGCCCCCAATGGCATGAGCGAAGAGTTTAAAGAAATAACCTGGAGTTTAGGTCTTGAATATTGGTATCAGAATCAATTTGCCGTTCGTACCGGATACTTCTATGAAAATGAAGATAAAGGAAACCGTAAGTTCTATACCGCTGGTGTGGGTGTTAAGCTGAGCATGTTTGATTTAGATTTTTCATATCTAATCCCCTCAAGCCAGAGCAATCCGCTTCAAAACACTTTACGCGTTTCAATTTCAGCAAACCTTGACCTGAAATCGAATAGAAGATAA
- a CDS encoding lysophospholipid acyltransferase family protein, protein MTLFFSYLAYAFCRFLSFLPLRVLYVLSDFIFFITYRVIAYRKKVVNQNLKNSFPEKTPEEIRKIRKEFYHHFCDSFVETIKLWNISQDEMLKRCVCKQPNFFNPYKEQGQSVVAVLGHYGNWEWLTSFAVYDTGDFLTIYKPLHNKVFNKMFINIRERFGAQTLAKNDTLRTMIKHKNQGHFTITAFIGDQTPNRRNLHYWTNFLNQDTPILQGTERIAKKLDQAVVYVKMTKIKRGFYEYEFIPITDKPKETAENEITESHTRLLEDIIKENPSYWLWSHKRWKHKREVQS, encoded by the coding sequence ATGACTCTGTTTTTTTCATATTTGGCTTACGCCTTTTGTCGTTTCTTGAGTTTTCTCCCATTACGGGTATTATATGTTCTCTCCGATTTTATTTTTTTCATTACCTACAGAGTCATAGCTTATCGAAAAAAAGTAGTCAATCAGAACCTTAAAAATTCTTTCCCTGAGAAAACGCCTGAGGAAATCCGAAAAATCAGAAAAGAATTCTACCACCATTTTTGTGACTCCTTTGTTGAAACGATTAAACTTTGGAATATCAGTCAGGACGAGATGTTAAAACGTTGCGTTTGCAAACAACCCAACTTTTTCAATCCATACAAAGAACAAGGTCAAAGTGTGGTTGCCGTTTTGGGACATTATGGCAACTGGGAATGGTTAACTTCATTTGCGGTATACGATACCGGAGATTTTCTAACCATTTACAAACCCCTGCACAACAAAGTGTTTAATAAAATGTTCATCAACATCAGGGAACGTTTTGGAGCTCAAACCCTGGCGAAAAATGACACGCTACGCACAATGATTAAGCACAAAAACCAGGGGCATTTTACCATTACAGCATTCATTGGCGATCAAACCCCAAACAGAAGAAACCTGCATTATTGGACTAACTTCCTGAATCAGGACACGCCCATTTTACAAGGAACAGAACGTATTGCAAAAAAACTGGATCAGGCTGTTGTTTACGTCAAAATGACTAAAATTAAGCGTGGTTTCTACGAATACGAATTTATTCCAATTACTGACAAACCAAAGGAAACCGCAGAAAACGAAATTACAGAATCACATACGCGTTTGCTCGAAGATATTATTAAAGAAAATCCATCCTACTGGTTGTGGTCACATAAGCGTTGGAAACACAAAAGAGAAGTTCAGTCCTAA
- the gldJ gene encoding gliding motility lipoprotein GldJ, translating into MKSNLLLSAFAITLLLFSSCSKVKSIIGKEERSSATGWAYNDPENGGFEYKKGYLQKTGPGLIFIEGGTFVMGRTEDDVMYEWNNMPRRVTIPSFYIDKTEVRNVDYREYLHWTKRVFVDYPEVYKKALPDTLVWRSELAYNEPYVNNYLRHKAYSEYPVVGVSWEQASDFCEWRTDRVNERILIEKGILKENPDQRNENNFNTQAYLMGQYEGVVGTNLKDLNPDNEERRVRWSDGILLPKYRLPSEAEWEYAALATIGNSTDERIGDKRMYPWDGHWVRNADKKHRGEMMANFSRGRGDYMGSAGALNDAGDVTVPVDSYWPNDFGLYCMAGNVNEWVADVYRPLSSYDVAEFNPYRGNVFKTPLLDEEGNVAEKDSLGRIRYRKQKDEELVNRVNYRTADNRNHRDGDLASSVVPETEWTNGELSKKGSSLMYVNAQGANKNTYNTLINDESRVYKGGSWKDRVYWLSPGARRFLDQKSSRDDIGFRCAMTHVGSPVEGK; encoded by the coding sequence ATGAAATCGAATTTATTACTTTCTGCGTTTGCAATTACTTTATTGCTGTTTTCATCTTGTTCTAAGGTGAAAAGTATTATAGGTAAGGAAGAGCGTTCGTCTGCTACTGGTTGGGCTTATAATGATCCTGAGAATGGTGGGTTTGAATACAAAAAAGGTTATCTTCAGAAAACGGGGCCTGGTTTGATATTTATCGAAGGAGGAACTTTTGTAATGGGACGCACTGAGGATGATGTGATGTACGAATGGAATAATATGCCACGTCGTGTCACAATACCGTCTTTCTATATCGATAAAACTGAAGTTAGAAATGTTGATTATAGAGAATATTTACATTGGACAAAACGTGTGTTTGTTGATTATCCTGAAGTTTATAAAAAGGCTTTGCCAGATACATTGGTATGGAGATCCGAGTTAGCTTACAACGAACCTTATGTGAATAATTATTTACGTCATAAAGCATATTCTGAATATCCGGTTGTAGGTGTTTCATGGGAACAGGCTTCTGATTTTTGTGAATGGCGTACCGATCGTGTAAACGAACGAATTCTAATTGAGAAGGGAATCCTAAAAGAAAACCCAGATCAACGAAACGAGAATAACTTTAATACCCAAGCTTATTTGATGGGACAATACGAAGGTGTTGTTGGAACGAATCTAAAGGATTTAAATCCTGATAATGAAGAACGCCGCGTACGTTGGTCAGATGGGATTCTTTTACCAAAGTATCGTTTACCATCCGAAGCAGAATGGGAATATGCTGCTTTAGCAACGATTGGAAACTCTACCGATGAGCGTATTGGAGATAAGAGAATGTATCCATGGGACGGACATTGGGTCAGAAATGCGGATAAAAAGCATCGAGGTGAGATGATGGCCAATTTCTCAAGAGGAAGAGGTGATTATATGGGATCTGCTGGTGCGCTTAATGACGCTGGTGATGTAACGGTTCCTGTGGATTCATATTGGCCAAATGATTTTGGCTTGTATTGTATGGCTGGTAATGTGAATGAGTGGGTTGCGGATGTTTATCGTCCACTTTCGTCTTATGATGTTGCTGAGTTCAACCCATATAGAGGAAATGTTTTCAAAACGCCTCTATTGGATGAAGAAGGTAATGTGGCTGAAAAAGATAGTTTAGGACGTATTCGTTATCGCAAGCAAAAAGATGAGGAGCTGGTAAATCGTGTAAACTATAGAACAGCTGATAATAGAAATCATAGAGATGGTGATTTAGCATCCAGTGTTGTTCCGGAAACGGAATGGACTAATGGTGAGCTGAGTAAAAAAGGTTCATCTTTAATGTATGTGAATGCACAGGGCGCTAATAAAAATACTTATAATACATTAATCAACGATGAATCTCGCGTATACAAGGGCGGTTCATGGAAAGATAGAGTGTATTGGTTGTCTCCTGGAGCACGTCGTTTCCTTGATCAGAAGAGTTCAAGAGACGATATTGGTTTCCGTTGTGCAATGACGCATGTGGGATCTCCTGTTGAAGGGAAATAG
- the porU gene encoding type IX secretion system sortase PorU, translating into MRKLLIFILLFTSTYCFSQNTKTNELHWSISEIFTSEGESIQTLSFDNAITEPSANFLPFFSENFKVDQHQTNYSVVLEETIYEDLTQDEIRLINPTLIKSDFDFQLNEAGIRKQKYLQVKFLPIRRNPSNGKLEKLKQFKIKLVSQASIKRTKNENKAFYTNTSVLSSGKWIKISVDTTAIHKISYQQLLDMGIENPASVRVYGSGGGMLPEMNNEERNDDLILNPIYMSKGSDGIFNAGDYILFYAKGPRTWEYDDETKEFIHQNHLYSNTSHYFLTSDKTASPLIPLVANNPNPNFTVNDFDAYRVVDLDNKNLLRSGQLWFGQIFDITTSYSIPFYFQNLNTNENISINTHVAGRSSSNTKFILSSNETQIGEIDISSVNTSSYTATYASQIRERFTNFKATQDQFNIKIKYEKGSASSIGWLDYMRLNARCQLIFEGEQLAFRDTKSIGTGNIASFKLKNANSNTMVWDVTQTSQVKQIEIELSGNTANINVSQDKLRELVAFDLNSKFPSPKYVGVVQNQNLHALSASDLIIVSHPDFLTYANQLAEFHKTQDQLKVSLVSTESVYNEFSSGTVDAAAIRNFVKMFYDRASTEDEMPKYLLLFGDGSYDNKLASSSNTNKIPTYQSSYSLSPTQSFVTDDFFGLLDDNEGGATGLVDIGIGRLPVNSSGEAQIVTSKLLNYNKNENLGSWQTSVCFIGDDEDNNVHMRDANKLAMQLENNNPEYRIHRIFLDAFKQETTSAGDRYPEVNRKIEDNINKGCLIVNYTGHGNENGLAHEKIMMNEDIESWKNEKYLPLFMTATCEFSRFDQYQKRSAGENILLRDNGGGIGLFTTTRLVFSTPNFYLNQNFYNYVFSTNNQNESLRLGDIMRLTKNASGSSNNKRNFTLLGDPALKLNYPKENITTLKLNKVDINQATDTLKALSTITLSGQLENQNSQKLSQFNGILHATVFDKFSDKITLGNDGSPFEYKEQNNALYSGKASIKNGEFSFSFLVPKDIAADFGKGKIQYYAKNEATTASGFDNTIIVGGSNINNIDDKVGPEIELYMNDEQFVNGGATSESPILLAIVQDSSGINTLGANSDHNIIATIDQDTDNTIELNDHYQAEIDSYQKGKITYQLSNLEKGEHQLNLKIWDNLNNPSENQIDFIVAKNAKLAIEHLLNYPNPFTTHTGFYFEHNQANGEIEILIQILTVSGKLVKTIETSVNSSGFRVGPINWDGKDDFGDSIGRGVYFYRVKLRTEDGKTANKFQKLVILK; encoded by the coding sequence ATGCGGAAGCTTCTTATTTTTATACTATTATTTACATCAACTTATTGTTTCTCTCAGAATACAAAAACAAATGAGCTACATTGGTCGATATCAGAGATATTCACCTCAGAGGGGGAATCCATCCAAACACTCAGTTTCGACAATGCAATTACAGAGCCAAGCGCCAACTTTCTTCCTTTTTTCTCTGAGAACTTCAAAGTCGATCAGCATCAAACGAATTATTCAGTAGTACTTGAAGAAACCATTTATGAAGATTTAACTCAAGACGAAATCAGACTTATTAATCCGACTCTAATAAAATCAGATTTTGATTTTCAATTAAATGAAGCCGGAATTCGAAAACAAAAATACTTACAAGTCAAATTTCTTCCCATAAGAAGAAATCCTTCCAATGGGAAACTTGAAAAGTTAAAGCAATTCAAGATTAAACTTGTATCTCAAGCTTCTATAAAGAGAACTAAAAATGAGAACAAAGCCTTTTACACCAACACGTCCGTATTATCAAGCGGTAAATGGATAAAAATAAGTGTTGATACAACAGCCATTCATAAAATAAGCTATCAACAACTACTTGACATGGGGATCGAAAACCCGGCTTCTGTCAGGGTATATGGTTCAGGAGGAGGTATGCTTCCTGAAATGAACAATGAAGAGAGAAATGATGACTTGATTCTAAATCCTATTTATATGTCAAAAGGTAGCGATGGCATATTCAATGCGGGTGATTACATTTTATTTTATGCCAAAGGACCTCGCACCTGGGAGTATGATGATGAAACCAAAGAGTTCATTCATCAAAATCATCTTTACAGCAACACATCTCATTATTTCCTGACATCAGATAAAACAGCATCTCCATTAATACCACTAGTCGCAAACAATCCAAACCCAAATTTTACAGTCAACGATTTTGATGCCTACAGAGTCGTCGATCTTGATAATAAGAATCTTCTCCGATCAGGTCAACTGTGGTTTGGACAAATCTTCGACATCACGACGTCTTATTCAATCCCATTTTATTTTCAGAACTTAAATACGAATGAGAACATTAGTATCAACACTCATGTTGCCGGGCGTTCATCTTCAAACACAAAGTTTATCTTAAGCTCTAATGAAACCCAAATTGGTGAAATTGATATCTCATCAGTAAATACCAGTAGCTATACGGCAACCTATGCCTCACAAATAAGAGAACGCTTTACCAACTTTAAAGCAACTCAGGATCAGTTCAACATTAAAATTAAATACGAAAAAGGATCAGCATCCTCAATCGGTTGGCTGGATTATATGAGATTGAATGCAAGGTGCCAACTCATTTTTGAAGGAGAACAATTGGCTTTTCGCGACACAAAATCCATTGGTACGGGCAATATTGCAAGTTTTAAGCTTAAAAATGCCAATTCGAACACCATGGTTTGGGATGTGACACAAACTTCACAGGTCAAACAAATTGAAATAGAGCTTAGTGGAAATACAGCAAATATTAATGTATCTCAGGACAAATTAAGAGAATTGGTTGCTTTCGATCTCAATTCAAAATTTCCCAGCCCCAAATATGTGGGAGTTGTACAAAATCAAAACTTGCACGCACTATCTGCCAGCGATCTTATTATTGTCAGTCATCCCGATTTTTTAACGTATGCAAATCAACTGGCAGAATTTCACAAAACTCAGGATCAACTTAAGGTTTCACTAGTCAGTACCGAAAGTGTTTATAATGAATTTTCATCAGGTACGGTCGATGCAGCCGCAATCCGTAATTTCGTTAAAATGTTTTATGACAGAGCATCAACAGAAGACGAAATGCCCAAATATCTGCTTCTTTTTGGTGACGGTTCTTACGACAATAAATTAGCTAGTAGCAGCAACACAAACAAAATACCAACCTATCAGTCAAGCTATTCTTTATCGCCAACACAATCATTTGTAACCGATGATTTTTTTGGTTTACTCGACGACAACGAGGGAGGTGCCACGGGTTTGGTCGATATTGGCATAGGTCGATTGCCTGTCAATTCATCGGGTGAAGCCCAAATTGTCACATCAAAACTATTAAACTACAACAAGAATGAAAACCTTGGCAGTTGGCAAACCTCTGTTTGTTTTATTGGTGATGATGAAGATAACAACGTCCATATGCGCGATGCCAATAAATTGGCCATGCAGCTTGAGAACAATAATCCTGAATACAGGATTCATCGCATATTTTTAGATGCCTTTAAACAAGAAACCACTTCGGCCGGTGATCGCTACCCCGAAGTCAACAGAAAAATTGAGGATAACATCAACAAAGGCTGCTTAATTGTGAACTATACCGGACATGGCAATGAAAATGGCTTGGCTCATGAAAAGATAATGATGAATGAAGATATTGAGTCTTGGAAGAATGAAAAATACCTTCCCTTATTTATGACTGCAACCTGTGAATTCAGCCGATTCGATCAATATCAAAAACGATCGGCTGGTGAAAACATCCTTCTCAGAGACAATGGTGGTGGCATTGGATTATTTACGACAACACGATTGGTATTTTCAACACCCAACTTCTATTTAAATCAGAATTTCTACAACTACGTTTTTTCAACAAATAATCAGAATGAAAGCTTACGCTTAGGCGATATTATGAGGCTTACAAAAAATGCGAGTGGATCAAGTAACAATAAACGCAACTTCACTTTATTGGGAGATCCAGCCTTAAAACTAAACTATCCCAAAGAAAATATAACCACATTAAAACTCAACAAGGTTGATATCAACCAAGCTACGGACACTCTTAAAGCTTTAAGCACAATTACACTTTCCGGACAACTTGAAAATCAAAATTCTCAAAAACTCTCTCAATTTAACGGAATTCTTCACGCTACGGTTTTCGATAAATTCTCGGATAAAATCACGCTTGGTAATGATGGAAGCCCCTTTGAATATAAAGAACAAAACAACGCTCTATACTCAGGAAAGGCAAGCATTAAAAATGGCGAATTCAGCTTTAGTTTTTTAGTCCCTAAAGATATAGCCGCGGACTTTGGTAAAGGCAAAATTCAATACTACGCAAAAAATGAAGCCACTACGGCCAGTGGGTTTGATAACACCATTATTGTGGGGGGATCAAACATTAATAATATTGACGATAAGGTTGGTCCGGAAATAGAACTCTACATGAATGATGAGCAATTTGTCAATGGTGGAGCAACCAGCGAATCTCCTATCCTTCTGGCAATCGTTCAGGATTCAAGTGGCATCAACACCCTCGGGGCTAATTCAGATCACAACATTATAGCAACAATTGATCAAGACACGGATAATACTATTGAGCTAAATGATCATTATCAAGCTGAAATAGATAGTTATCAAAAGGGTAAAATTACTTACCAGCTATCAAACCTTGAAAAAGGAGAACATCAGCTTAATCTGAAAATTTGGGATAACCTGAATAATCCTTCCGAGAATCAAATCGATTTTATTGTGGCTAAAAATGCGAAATTAGCAATTGAACACCTACTCAATTATCCCAATCCGTTTACCACCCACACAGGATTTTACTTTGAACACAATCAGGCAAATGGCGAAATTGAAATCTTAATCCAAATACTAACAGTTTCAGGAAAGCTAGTTAAGACCATCGAAACATCGGTGAACTCGTCTGGATTCAGAGTCGGTCCTATAAACTGGGATGGGAAAGATGACTTTGGCGACTCGATTGGGCGAGGAGTCTATTTTTATAGAGTCAAACTAAGAACGGAAGATGGAAAAACGGCAAATAAATTTCAAAAATTGGTCATCCTAAAATAA
- the sugE gene encoding quaternary ammonium compound efflux SMR transporter SugE has product MNLAWVYLLIAGLFEAAWAIGLKYTQGFTRLWPSVFTVIAMGISLYFLGMALKNLPVGTAYAVWTGIGAFTTAILGILLFGESVHFARIFFLFLLLVAIIGLKFTAK; this is encoded by the coding sequence ATGAATTTAGCTTGGGTTTATTTGTTGATTGCCGGACTTTTTGAAGCAGCTTGGGCCATTGGATTAAAATATACACAAGGATTTACGCGTTTGTGGCCTAGTGTATTTACAGTTATTGCAATGGGAATCAGCCTTTATTTCTTGGGCATGGCACTTAAGAATTTACCTGTGGGGACTGCTTATGCTGTTTGGACAGGCATCGGAGCTTTTACCACTGCAATACTGGGTATTTTATTGTTTGGTGAGAGTGTACACTTTGCTCGAATATTTTTTTTATTCCTGTTACTGGTTGCAATAATTGGTTTGAAATTTACAGCTAAATAA